In Dermacentor variabilis isolate Ectoservices chromosome 7, ASM5094787v1, whole genome shotgun sequence, a genomic segment contains:
- the LOC142587321 gene encoding G-protein coupled receptor moody-like: MNATTNLFTPFSSEIPSFATENAVADVNDTSNGRPEVLRFQEYPRPILTGGFIALIFMAVFGVLSNAVSIVALLRSSKLLKNATTALVLNLCFTDLLFSALSTPLAATVFWNAGWVYSDGLCVAYGVSRFFNTGASIFTVMAISINRYVIIVKPRLYGRAFTEGNNLLIVTVTWLLTLSLLIWPTAGIWGQFGWDAEIGTCSVVPKNGRSSKAFLFMVAYFVPATSFVICYSRIYWIVRTTQRNLRQYSTNDKSAAFVARFFAKRQRGWATGEPVSEEKVQRQQRRIAKDWRLLKTVFAIFAAFTLCYLPLLVLKAFRLLDNYPAIQVFAYLTFYFSGCVNPIIYICMSREYRQAYKELWPCAKSAALSESTGSQETPV; encoded by the coding sequence ATGAACGCCACAACTAACCTGTTCACTCCTTTCTCGAGTGAAATTCCTTCCTTTGCAACGGAAAACGCAGTCGCCGACGTAAACGACACAAGCAATGGAAGGCCCGAGGTGCTACGATTTCAAGAGTACCCGCGACCCATTCTAACCGGTGGCTTCATAGCTCTCATATTCATGGCCGTCTTCGGCGTGCTCTCCAACGCAGTCTCCATCGTGGCACTGCTGCGCTCGTCGAAGCTGCTCAAGAACGCGACCACGGCGCTCGTCTTGAACCTGTGCTTCACCGACCTTCTCTTTTCAGCATTGAGCACGCCGCTGGCTGCCACCGTCTTCTGGAACGCCGGCTGGGTGTACAGTGATGGCCTATGCGTGGCGTACGGAGTGAGCCGTTTCTTCAATACTGGCGCATCCATATTCACAGTCATGGCCATCAGTATCAACCGATACGTGATTATAGTGAAGCCCCGGCTGTATGGGCGCGCCTTCACTGAAGGCAACAACCTGCTCATTGTGACTGTGACTTGGCTGCTGACGCTGTCTCTACTAATCTGGCCCACAGCCGGCATATGGGGCCAATTTGGCTGGGACGCCGAGATCGGCACTTGCAGTGTAGTCCCGAAGAACGGACGCAGCAGCAAGGCGTTTCTCTTCATGGTGGCATACTTTGTGCCGGCCACGTCTTTCGTCATATGCTACAGCCGCATCTACTGGATCGTGCGCACGACGCAGCGGAACCTACGCCAGTACAGCACAAACGACAAGTCAGCGGCGTTCGTGGCGCGGTTTTTCGCCAAGCGACAGAGAGGCTGGGCCACCGGCGAGCCGGTCTCGGAGGAGAAGGTCCAGCGCCAGCAACGTCGCATCGCTAAAGACTGGCGGCTGCTGAAGACGGTGTTCGCCATATTCGCTGCATTCACACTTTGTTATCTGCCCCTGCTGGTGCTGAAAGCTTTCCGACTGCTCGACAACTACCCAGCCATCCAGGTATTCGCCTACCTGACATTCTACTTCTCGGGGTGCGTGAATCCCATCATATACATCTGCATGAGTCGCGAGTACCGGCAGGCATACAAGGAACTCTGGCCGTGTGCCAAGAGCGCGGCCCTCTCCGAGAGCACTGGAAGCCAGGAAACACCTGTGTGA